A single Lolium perenne isolate Kyuss_39 chromosome 6, Kyuss_2.0, whole genome shotgun sequence DNA region contains:
- the LOC127306230 gene encoding nudix hydrolase 21, chloroplastic: MAVLVARQGRELQRYSPRTGGRIVVGCIPYLVRDDGELEVLVISSQKGHGMMFPKGGWEVDESMDDAARREALEEAGVRGDTGVVLGLWHYQSRRYQQTYEGYMFPLRVTDQLGQWPEMASRKRTWASVQEVMEGCQHAWMREALKELVDRHAKLQSAL, translated from the exons ATGGCCGTTCTTGTGGCGAGGCAGGGTCGCGAGCTGCAGCGGTACAGCCCGCGGACCGGCGGACGCATCGTGGTTGGGTGCATCCCGTACCTGGTCCGCGACGACGGCGAGCTGGAGGTGCTGGTGATCAGCTCGCAGAAGGGGCACGGCATGATGTTCCCCAAGGGAGGGTGGGAGGTGGACGAGTCCATGGACGACGCGGCCCGGCGCGAGGCGCTCGAGGAGGCGGGCGTCCGCGGCGACACCGGGGTTGTGCTGGGCCTCTGGCACTAccagagccgccggtaccagcagACCTACGAGGGCTACATGTTCCCCCTCCGCGTCACCGACCAGCTCGGCCAGTGGCCCGAGATGGCGTCCCGCAAGCGCACCTGG GCATCGGTGCAGGAGGTCATGGAGGGGTGCCAGCACGCGTGGATGCGGGAGGCGCTCAAGGAGCTCGTCGACCGGCACGCCAAGCTCCAGTCCGCTCTGTGA
- the LOC139832616 gene encoding uncharacterized protein has translation MEGFEETVTISWSQATECSDPFLLLHCKLTRLARALKKWSSQAIGDLKLRTAITSELIGRLDRAMDNRSLTDSERRFRNSLKLNLLGIAALQRSHWRQRSRLAWLKEGDANTRFFHSKASARNRKKLILSLSAGDEVITSQEDKLLHIHQYFLELIGSRSQRAHSLNLHELGCVPTQLQELEVDITEDEVRAGVLDINGDKAPGPDGFTGRFFQKCWTTIKKDLMSAIQAFARMQTSEFDCLNGATMILIPKRPVPAQPKDYSPSASLPSSPNLWPRFWLDGCNRG, from the coding sequence ATGGAAGGCTTTGAGGAAACCGTCACTATTTCTTGGTCACAAGCCACGGAGTGTTCGGACCCCTTCCTGCTGCTTCATTGTAAACTCACGAGGCTTGCTAGGGCTCTCAAGAAATGGAGCAGCCAAGCCATTGGAGATCTAAAGCTAAGGACAGCCATCACCAGCGAGCTGATTGGGAGGCTTGACCGCGCCATGGACAACCGCAGCCTGACGGATTCCGAGCGGAGGTTCCGAAACAGCCTGAAGCTAAACCTACTCGGCATCGCGGCGCTACAACGCTCTCATTGGCGGCAGCGATCGCGGCTTGCTTGGCTAAAGGAAGGGGACGCCAACACAAGGTTCTTCCACTCCAAAGCTTCAGCGAGGAACCGGAAGAAGCTTATTTTGTCCCTTTCAGCGGGCGACGAGGTCATTACAAGCCAAGAGGACAAGCTGCTGCACATCCATCAGTACTTCCTGGAGCTGATTGGCTCAAGATCCCAGCGTGCACACTCCCTAAACCTGCACGAATTGGGCTGTGTTCCAACACAACTCCAAGAACTGGAGGTGGACATCACAGAAGATGAGGTAAGAGCTGGAGTATTGGATATAAACGGAGACAAGGCCCCTGGGCCAGATGGGTTCACGGGGCGTTTCTTCCAGAAGTGTTGGACCACTATCAAAAAGGATTTGATGTCTGCAATTCAAGCCTTTGCACGTATGCAAACCTCTGAGTTTGACTGCCTTAATGGAGCGACTATGATTCTCATTCCAAAAAGGCCGGTGCCGGCACAGCCTAAAGATTACAGCCCATCGGCCTCATTACCTTCTTCGCCAAACTTGTGGCCAAGATTCTGGCTAGACGGCTGCAACCGAGGATGA
- the LOC139832617 gene encoding uncharacterized protein: MDVLSTLLDAADRCGAFKPIGAAARFRASLYADDVIMFLNPSMDEVLAARRLLDVFGEASGLKTNFTKSSLSPIRCNGINPQPLADELHCKLTNLPCTYLGLPLTVTRLTRNDLQPIIDKMLNKMATWNRISSMAGRLTLLSSVIYAMPVFQIMAVHPPVWFIKKIAKAARGFLWANKEVATAGKCLANWKLVCSPKAYGGLGITDLAARSIALRCRWLWQKWMDPTKPWTGLPLPIDDKVTALFEASTTVLLGDGQATQFLGSTSGTRKMIWRSDAPPKCKLYAWLAVQGKCMTADVLAKKGCPHDPLCCLCRAEPETALHLLATCPFSLQVWDMVLDKAELPLTLAPGQATSLADWICSSKSKVEIGKRKMWTSVIPLKPIHGSMRGGAES, encoded by the exons ATGGACGTGCTCTCAACCCTATTGGATGCTGCCGACAGATGTGGGGCGTTTAAGCCTATTGGGGCGGCTGCGAGATTCCGAGCTTCTCTTTACGCCGACGATGTCATCATGTTCTTAAACCCCTCCATGGACGAGGTCTTAGCGGCTAGGCGTCTGCTAGATGTCTTCGGTGAAGCAAGTGGTCTAAAAACAAATTTCACCAAGAGCTCCCTCTCACCCATCCGCTGCAACGGAATCAACCCGCAACCCCTCGCCGATGAGCTACACTGTAAGCTGACAAATCTACCCTGCACCTACTTGGGCTTGCCACTCACTGTCACAAGATTGACACGCAATGATCTCCAACCGATCATTGACAAGATGCTAAACAAGATGGCGACTTGGAACCGGATCTCATCTATGGCTGGGCGCCTAACACTTCTCAGCTCGGTGATATATGCCATGCCGGTGTTCCAAATCATGGCGGTACACCCTCCGGTCTGGTTCATAAAGAAGATTGCAAAAGCTGCCAGGGGGTTCCTATGGGCAAACAAGGAGGTGGCGACCGCCGGTAAATGCCTCGCTAACTGGAAACTAGTATGCTCTCCGAAGGCTTATGGTGGCCTGGGTATCACAGATTTGGCCGCCCGAAGCATTGCCCTCAGATGCCGGTGGCTTTGGCAGAAGTGGATGGATCCTACCAAACCTTGGACCGGCCTCCCGCTGCCCATCGACGACAAGGTCACAGCCCTCTTCGAAGCATCAACTACCGTCCTCCTAGGAGATGGTCAAGCAACTCAATTCCTCGGATCGACAAGTGGCACTCGCAAG ATGATCTGGCGATCGGACGCGCCACCGAAGTGCAAACTTTATGCATGGCTGGCTGTGCAAGGCAAGTGTATGACAGCGGATGTCCTAGCAAAGAAAGGATGCCCCCATGACCCTTTGTGCTGCCTGTGCCGAGCTGAACCTGAAACGGCGCTGCACCTTCTAGCGACGTGCCCCTTCTCTTTGCAAGTCTGGGACATGGTTTTGGACAAGGCCGAGCTACCTCTCACCCTTGCGCCCGGACAAGCAACGAGTCTTGCTGATTGGATCTGCAGCTCCAAGAGCAAGGTGGAGATAGGCAAGAGGAAGATGTGGACCTCGGTCATCCCTCTG AAGCCAATTCATGGATCGATGCGGGGCGGCGCAGAGTCCTAG